The segment ATACCAGGAACGTTGGTACGCGCTAGCGCCATCATGCCGCCTGGCATATTTTTGTCGCAGCCACCAATCACCAATACACCGTCTTGCCATAGACCATTCACACAGGTTTCAATGCTGTCAGCAATCACTTCACGAGAAACGAGGGAGTATTTCATGCCCTCAGTGCCCATGCCAATGCCATCGGATACTGTTGGGGTGCCAAATAACTGGGACTTGGCACCAGCTTCTTCCAGGGCTATAACTGCTGCATCAGCCAGTTTTTGTAAGCCGCTATTGCAGGGGGTAATCGTGGAGTGCCCATTGGCCACACCAACCATAGGTTTTACAAAATCCGTTTCTTGGTAGCCCATCGCGTAATACATTGAGCGATTGGGAGCGCGGGCAACTCCTTCGGTAACGTTGCGCGAGCGTTCATTTAAGCGTTTCATGCTGATATTGACTCCAGAAAAGAATTGGTCGAAAAGCTCTATTGTGCCGTGAGATAAAGCAAAGTGCAGGGGTTTATATGACCTTTTCTACTACTTTGCGATATGTCTTTTTAGGCATATCTGGCTATTGTATTTGCTGATTACCCCCTAGTATTAGCTTCATAGCTAATATCCTTTCGAAAATAGCTGCAGTAAATTGCACTATTCGTAACTTTTTCCTTCAAATTCAATGACTAAAGTTGGCCACATCTACCTAATTGACGACGATGCGTCAATGCGCACCTCTTTAAGCAGAATGCTTAAGGAGGTGGGATACATGGTTGAGGACTTTTCTTCAGCGGTAACCTTTTTAGAGCATTCCCTGCCGGTATCACCAGCAGTGATCTTGTTAGACATGCAAATGCCGGATATGACCGGTTTAGATCTTCAGGAAAAATTACTGCAAATGGGTCGCAAGACCCCGATTGTCTTTGTAAGTGGCCAAAGCCACCCCCATCAGATTGTGAAAGGCCTCAAAAAAGGGGCTATTGACTTCCTTTTTAAGCCCTTTAACTTGGAAGACTTGCTTAAAGCGGTAGCTGATGCGGTGGAGTTCGATCGACGTCAGTTAAAGCGTATCTCTAAGGAGGTGGAAACCAAGAAGGACTACGCCACCTTAACCCCAAGGGAAAAAGAGGTCTGTTTTTGGCTAGTAAAGGGCTTGCTTAATAAGGATATTGCTGTCAAGCTCGGAACCACTGATGCAACGATTAAGGTTCACAAGGCTAGAGTGATGGACAAAATGCATGTTGAGTCTGTTCAAACGCTGGTTGCCAAGTATCTAGAGTCAGAGCTTGAAGATATTGAAAAAAGTTAGCTGTTTGGCTAATTTCCCTTGTATAGATTAAGAACTATGATGAGGCACGAATTTGGCAAATAATTCACTAAAAGCGCTTTTGTGACTAGTAACTCTAAACTCCCCGAGATAAATAAGGCAGCTTTTGCACAGGCAAGAGAAAAGCTTGGCTTGAGTGCCAAGGATCTTGGTGGAATGGCTTGTTTGTCTACTCGCCAAATTGAGCAGATTGAGAATGGTGAGAGTGCTACGTTCTATAGTGCCCAAGTTAAATTTACTGCTGCTAAAAAAGTAGCAAAACTATTGGGTCTGAGTGAGAAAGAAGCTTTTGAGCTTGATGAAAAAACTGTGCCCAAAGAAGTGGAGCCAGAACCAACTGCAATAGCGCAAGAAGTGCAAGCGCCAATTAATCCAGTTAAAGAATCCACTCCAAAGCAAAAAACGGAATCTGCCAATCCTGAGCAAGACCTCTCTCCATTAAATGAGGTGCCAAAGGAAGCTGTATCTTCAATAGATTCTTCTGAGTCAAAACCTGCAAAGAAAAAGAACTTATTTTTGTGGTTGAGTGTCTTGGCTGCCGCTGCATTTGCCATTATCAATTTGAGCTCATTCTTTTTTGCAGACAATCCACAAGAGGTGGTGATTGTTAAAGAAGAGGTGATAGCCGTTCCACAAACGCCATCACCTACGCCATCTGAATCTGCTCCGGCGCCATCAACACCAGCAACTCTGCCTGTCACTCCAGCGGTGCCTGCAACGGTGCCAGCGTCTTCGCCAGTAATTGCTTCGGAGCTCTCAACAGCTTGCCCCGCTGAGGAGGCGATAATTCGCTTTAAGCCTGAAGCGCCTCGCAAGGCAGGCGATATGGTTTACCTGCAGGCTAAATCCAAGCAAGTGGTTTGTGTGGTCGATGCCAGCGGAAAAACCCAGAATAAATTGTTGGAGCCGGGGGTTGGTGCCTCTTTTTATGGTCAGCCACCATTTAAGGTTCTCACTTCTGGGCTTAGGGAAGTGGATGTTTTCTTTCAGGGCACGAAAGTGCGCCTAGCAGACCCTGCTGGAAAAACGCTTATCTTGGAGGCGACTGGGTTGGTGAAGCCTTCCGTAGATCCTACAGACTCCCAGTTTCGCTAAGTAGTAAGTGGGGCAGCCATGCGTAGCTTCACCCCCGCTTACTAAGAGGAATACATCAAACTGCTGAGTCGTCAGTTTCGCCAGTGCGAATGCGAATAGCTTGCTCTATTGGGCTAACGAAAATCTTACCGTCACCAATTTTTCCAGTGCGGGCTGCTTTGGTAATAGCCTCAATCGCTGCTTCTGTGCGATCGTCAGCAACAACGACTTCTACTTTGACCTTTGGTAAAAAATCGACAACGTACTCTGCGCCACGATATAGCTCAGTGTGTCCTTTTTGACGACCAAAACCTTTGACTTCAGTAACGGTTAAGCCAGTAACACCAACTTCAGCTAAGGCTTCACGAACTTCATCGAGTTTGAACGGTTTAATAATGGATGTGATTAGCTTCATATATTCCCCTTAATACAGTAATCATACCTAGAACTGAAATCAATTGCCTAAACAAGGCTCTGTAGCAAGCCTATTACTTTACCCTGAAGCACTTTATGCCCGAAATTGGGAGGTAATGGGGTAGCGCCAATCGCGCCCAAACGCCCGTGTAGTGACCTTGATGCCGGGAGGTGCCTGACGCCTTTTATATTCATTTAACTTAATCAGGCGTGTCACTTTTTCGACGCTGTCAGCATCAAAGCCGGCAGCAATCATTTGGGCAATTGATTGGTTCTGCTCCATGTAGCGCTCCACAATTGCATCGAGTGCCTCATAAGAAGGCAGACTATCTTGATCCTTTTGATCTGGGCGCAATTCTGCGGAAGGCGCGCGCGTCAAAATACGCTCTGGAATCACGGGTTCAATACTGTTGCGATAGGCACATAGTCGATAGACTAAGGTCTTGGCAATATCTTTAATGACAGCAAAGCCGCCGGCCATATCGCCGTAGAGCGTGCAGTAGCCCACAGCCATTTCACTCTTGTTCCCCGTAGTTAAAACTAGACGCCCTGTTTTATTGGAGAGTGCCATGAGCAAAGTGCCACGTACTCTTGCCTGAATATTTTCTTCGGTAGCATCTAGTTCTAAACCCCGAAATTGCTCTGCTAAGGAATGCTCGAATGCGTCTACCGGTCCGCTAATCGGAATTTCGTCGTATTGCACGCCGAGGTTCTGAGCCATTTCTCTTGCATCAATCCAAGAGATGTCCGCAGTGTAGCGTGAGGCCATCATGACGGCGCGTACCTTATCTGCGCCCAGGGCATCAACAGCAATTGCCAATACTAGGGCGGAGTCAACCCCGCCAGATAAGCCAATAATGACTCCTGGAAAACGATTCTTTTGTACGTAATCGCTCACGCCTAAAACGAGCGCTTGATAGGCTTGTGCCTCGATGCTCTGAGGCGGGGCAATCAGCCCTTGCTCAAGCTCACCTTCAGCGTTGAGATTGACAAATCCTAAGCCGATATCAAACTGAGGCATGGCCATGACAACTTGACCTTGGCTATTGAGTGCAAAAGAGCCGCCATCAAAAACCAGCTCGTCTTGACCGCCAACGGCATTTACGTAGATCAAAGGCATTTTGCTGATTGCAATCTGCTTGCGCAATACTTCAATGCGTAAAGCCTCTTTATGCAAATGGTAGGGTGAGGCGTTTAACACCAGCAGTACCTGTGCGCCTGCATCATGAGCTTGTTTTGCTGGACCAGCATGCCAAGCATCCTCACACAGAATGAGTCCATATTGAATGCCTGCATTTTCAAAAACACAGGCTTGATTGCCGGCGACAAAATAGCGAACCTCATCAAATACTTCGTGGTTAGGTAGTTTTTGTTTGGCATAGCCAGCAATCACCTGACCATCACGCAATACCGACGCATAGTTTTGTAGGCCAACTGATGTTTGTTGAGGATGCCCAACGATGACAACTAAGCCTGGGAATTGCTTGAGTTCTATAGTGAGGCGTTTGAGTTCCGCTTCTGCCGCCTCAATGAAAGCGGGGCGTAAGAGCAAATCTTCTGGGGGGTAACCTGTGAGCGAGAGCTCTGGGGTTAGGACAACAGTAGCACCTTTTTTAAAGGCTTCCGCTGCTGCTTGAGAGATGAGTCGCGCATTACCAGGTAAATCACCCAGTAAAGGGTTGATTTGCGCTAAGGCGATGGTTTGCGAGCTCACTCCCAATGACAAATTAATTACTTCTGTGATTTGGCATAGCCTGCAATGCCATCCAGAATTTCTTGATGGGCAGCAGCAACACCAACCCAACCTTTTACCTTAACCCATTTACCTTTTTCGAGATCTTTGTAGTGCTCAAAGAAGTGTTGGATTTGGCTAAGGAGTAATTCGTTAACATCTTCTGGTTTTTGCAAATGCTTGTAGATAGGCAAAATCTTATCTTCTGGAACTGCTAATAGTTTCGCATCTTGACCGCCTTCATCTTCCATCTCGAGCATGCCAATTGCGCGGCAACTGACTACTGAACCAGGTACCAATGCGAATGGTGTCATGACGAGAACGTCAACGGGATCGCCGTCACCAGCAATAGTGTGGGGAATGTAACCGTAGTTACATGGATAGTGCATGGCAGTACCCATGAAACGATCTACAAACAGGCAGCCACTTTCTTTATCTACTTCGTACTTGACTGGATCAGCGTTCATTGGGATTTCAATGATGACGTTGAAACTTTCTGGGATCTTTTTGCCTGGGCTGACTTTGTCGTAACTCATAAATACTCCACGTATTGATTAATGAATACCTCGATATTAGCAAAGAGGCGTT is part of the Polynucleobacter sp. es-EL-1 genome and harbors:
- a CDS encoding response regulator transcription factor — encoded protein: MTKVGHIYLIDDDASMRTSLSRMLKEVGYMVEDFSSAVTFLEHSLPVSPAVILLDMQMPDMTGLDLQEKLLQMGRKTPIVFVSGQSHPHQIVKGLKKGAIDFLFKPFNLEDLLKAVADAVEFDRRQLKRISKEVETKKDYATLTPREKEVCFWLVKGLLNKDIAVKLGTTDATIKVHKARVMDKMHVESVQTLVAKYLESELEDIEKS
- a CDS encoding helix-turn-helix domain-containing protein; this translates as MTSNSKLPEINKAAFAQAREKLGLSAKDLGGMACLSTRQIEQIENGESATFYSAQVKFTAAKKVAKLLGLSEKEAFELDEKTVPKEVEPEPTAIAQEVQAPINPVKESTPKQKTESANPEQDLSPLNEVPKEAVSSIDSSESKPAKKKNLFLWLSVLAAAAFAIINLSSFFFADNPQEVVIVKEEVIAVPQTPSPTPSESAPAPSTPATLPVTPAVPATVPASSPVIASELSTACPAEEAIIRFKPEAPRKAGDMVYLQAKSKQVVCVVDASGKTQNKLLEPGVGASFYGQPPFKVLTSGLREVDVFFQGTKVRLADPAGKTLILEATGLVKPSVDPTDSQFR
- the glnK gene encoding P-II family nitrogen regulator, which produces MKLITSIIKPFKLDEVREALAEVGVTGLTVTEVKGFGRQKGHTELYRGAEYVVDFLPKVKVEVVVADDRTEAAIEAITKAARTGKIGDGKIFVSPIEQAIRIRTGETDDSAV
- a CDS encoding NAD+ synthase, which translates into the protein MSSQTIALAQINPLLGDLPGNARLISQAAAEAFKKGATVVLTPELSLTGYPPEDLLLRPAFIEAAEAELKRLTIELKQFPGLVVIVGHPQQTSVGLQNYASVLRDGQVIAGYAKQKLPNHEVFDEVRYFVAGNQACVFENAGIQYGLILCEDAWHAGPAKQAHDAGAQVLLVLNASPYHLHKEALRIEVLRKQIAISKMPLIYVNAVGGQDELVFDGGSFALNSQGQVVMAMPQFDIGLGFVNLNAEGELEQGLIAPPQSIEAQAYQALVLGVSDYVQKNRFPGVIIGLSGGVDSALVLAIAVDALGADKVRAVMMASRYTADISWIDAREMAQNLGVQYDEIPISGPVDAFEHSLAEQFRGLELDATEENIQARVRGTLLMALSNKTGRLVLTTGNKSEMAVGYCTLYGDMAGGFAVIKDIAKTLVYRLCAYRNSIEPVIPERILTRAPSAELRPDQKDQDSLPSYEALDAIVERYMEQNQSIAQMIAAGFDADSVEKVTRLIKLNEYKRRQAPPGIKVTTRAFGRDWRYPITSQFRA
- the ppa gene encoding inorganic diphosphatase, coding for MSYDKVSPGKKIPESFNVIIEIPMNADPVKYEVDKESGCLFVDRFMGTAMHYPCNYGYIPHTIAGDGDPVDVLVMTPFALVPGSVVSCRAIGMLEMEDEGGQDAKLLAVPEDKILPIYKHLQKPEDVNELLLSQIQHFFEHYKDLEKGKWVKVKGWVGVAAAHQEILDGIAGYAKSQK